A genomic region of Anas acuta chromosome 1, bAnaAcu1.1, whole genome shotgun sequence contains the following coding sequences:
- the ZNF654 gene encoding zinc finger protein 654 isoform X2, whose amino-acid sequence MNLELVTRIIRDGGPWEDPVLQAILKAKPVSQELVNKYLSSENPLFFELRARYLIACERIPEAMALIKSCINHPDISKDLYFHQALFTCLYMSPLEDQLFQEHLLRTDCKSGIEIICNTEKEGKTTLALQLCESFLVPQLQNGDMYCIWDLIFIWSKLQLKSNPSKQVFVDQCYQLLRIATNVRVIFPFMKVIKDEVGEDGLQICVEICGCALQLDLREDPSMKSLIYKAIAHFLPNDLEILRICALSIFFLERTLESYYTVEHLYKCADEEYNECTSSVQNRVRFELLPILKKGLFFDPEFWNFLMIKQNCLALLGDKAFVGLSESTLENSTANVEKLTEYRALSEEQVCPADVSNGELDSEDLSEAHSKGNAKKNHEALEASKTLDNTVPSHRCVICNKEFLGDHIVRHAQAHQKKGSFSCVLCTRKFRQKGLMLKHLKNHVRKIERQHLAAVLEADQQAPVLNELECSDVSLSLENGSSGGGSKEEEPEIAVAPSAVAEEENAEQVFDAVENHLSDQDDVTENSSCDSCFNNIPDALSTESLPEDDESSSKESPILHKVNGAFCPQKDIDAMDQEGSFKCPANGCARVFKKIRFLNKHARKAHPTDLKVQQHIMKWNKGKCRFCQRKFADSQHFIDHLKRHVYPNVYFCLHFNCNQRFKLSTELAEHTKSHNVFKAQCNFAECCELFEELPLLYEHEAQHYLNKTPECSEDASEKDSSDDPSELCSYQDDDESTNEKETVDLPIPTWKSRKDSTEPKTYIQSVEKKANNVIQNGNESSSEGSATVSIDQKTPVLQPNPENCNAVSDQLVNGHSDLDQTSSKSSETPLDRVADETRTENGLVLPVLQNCHDIPQNNAAASQLPSKPNQTTENTSYGVILTKPYVRPLPPSYLDERYISMPKRRKILTDKVDAHSEQDKFCSKSTERFRCGNCLTIYCNSEALEAHLAQKKCQTLFGFDSDDESA is encoded by the exons ATGAACTTGGAACTAGTGACTCGAATCATTCGAGATGGTGGACCTTGGGAGGATCCTGTATTACAAGCAATTCTGAAAGCAAAGCCTGTATCACAGGAATTAG TTAACAAATATTTAAGCTCTGAAAATCCACTGTTCTTTGAACTACGTGCCAGATACCTTATTGCCTGTGAACGCATCCCTGAGGCAATGGCTCTTATCAAATCTTGCATAAATCATCCAGATATCAGTAAAGATCTGTATTTCCATCAAGCTCTTTTCACCTGTCTTTATATGTCACCATTAGAAGATCAGCTATTCCAGGAG CACTTGTTGAGGACTGATTGCAAGAGTGGAATTGAGATCATCtgcaacactgaaaaagaagggaagactACCTTAGCCTTACAACTATGTGAATCGTTCCTAGTCCCACAGCTCCAAAATGGGGACATGTATTGTATATg GGACCTGATCTTCATTTGGAGTAAACTGCAGCTTAAATCTAACCCCTCAAAACAAGTATTTGTCGACCAGTGCTACCAGCTTTTAAGAATTGCTACAAATGTCAGagtaatttttcctttcatgaaaGTCATTAAGGATGAA GTCGGTGAGGATGGTCTTCAGATATGCGTTGAGATATGTGGATGTGCCCTGCAGTTGGACCTCCGTGAAGATCCCAGTATGAAAAGTCTCATTTACAAAGCAATTGCTCACTTTCTGCCAAATGACTTGGAGATCCTCAGGATCTGTGCGCTTTCGATCTTTTTTCTTGAACGCACCTTGGAATCTTACTACACTGTTGAACATTTATATAAATGTGCAGATGAAGAATACAATGAATGCACTAGTTCTGTTCAAAACCGTGTACGTTTTGAATTGCTTCCAATTTTGAAAAAAGGTCTGTTTTTTGATCCTGAGTTTTGGAATTTCTTGATGATCAAGCAGAATTGTTTAGCATTATTGGGGGATAAAGCCTTTGTTGGCTTAAGTGAAAGTACACTGGAAAACTCTACTGCAAATGTAGAGAAGCTAACGGAGTACAGGGCTCTGAGTGAGGAGCAGGTTTGTCCAGCAGATGTAAGCAATGGGGAGCTTGACTCTGAAGACCTCTCTGAAGCCCACTCCAAAGGTAATGCCAAAAAGAACCATGAAGCTCTTGAGGCATCTAAAACGTTGGATAATACTGTACCAAGCCACCGCTGTGTAATATGCAACAAGGAGTTCCTTGGCGATCACATTGTGAGACATGCACAAGCTCACCAAAAAAAGGGCAGTTTTTCCTGTGTACTTTGCACCAGAAAGTTCAGGCAAAAGGGACTCATGCTGAAACACTTAAAGAATCATGTCAGAAAGATAGAAAGGCAACATCTTGCTGCAGTTCTTGAGGCTGATCAGCAGGCCCCTGTTTTAAACGAACTAGAATGttctgatgtttctctttctcttgaaAATGGGAGTTCTGGTGGTGGTTCTAAAGAAGAGGAACCAGAGATCGCAGTAGCTCCAAGTGCAGTTGCAGAAGAGGAGAATGCTGAACAAGTATTTGATGCAGTAGAAAACCATCTAAGTGACCAGGATGATGTTACTGAAAACAGTAGTTGTGACAGCTGCTTTAATAATATCCCTGATGCTTTAAGTACAGAAAGTTTGCCTGAAGATGATGAGAGCTCCAGTAAAGAGTCACCTATTCTACATAAAGTGAATGGAGCTTTTTGTCCTCAAAAAGACATTGATGCTATGGATCAAGAAGGAAGCTTTAAGTGCCCTGCTAATGGTTGTGCTAGAGTGTTTAAAAAGATAAGATTCCTCAATAAACACGCAAGAAAAGCTCATCCAACTGATTTGAAGGTGCAGCAACATATAATGAAATGGAATAAAGGAAAATGTCGGTTCTGTCAGAGAAAATTTGCAGATTCCCAACATTTTATAGACCACCTGAAGAGACATGTGTATCCAAATGTTTACTTTTGTTTACACTTTAATTGTAATCAGAGATTTAAGCTGTCAACTGAGCTTGCAGAGCATACAAAAAGTcataatgtttttaaagctcAGTGTAACTTCGCAGAGTGCTGTGAGCTGTTTGAGGAGCTCCCTTTGCTGTATGAACATGAGGCTcagcattatttaaataaaactccAGAATGCTCAGAAGATGCAAGTGAAAAAGATTCTTCAGATGACCCTTCAGAACTTTGTAGTTACCAAGATGATGACGAATCCactaatgaaaaagaaaccGTAGATTTACCAATTCCAACTTGGAAGTCAAGGAAGGATTCGACAGAACCAAAGACATACATTCAAAGTGTAGAGAAAAAAGCTAACAATGTAATTCAGAATGGAAATGAAAGTTCATCTGAGGGGAGTGCTACAGTTTCGATAGACCAAAAGACACCTGTGTTACAGCCAAATCCGGAGAACTGCAATGCTGTCAGTGACCAACTAGTCAATGGGCACAGTGACCTGGATCAGACATCATCAAAGTCATCAGAAACACCTTTGGACAGAGTGGCAGATGAAACAAGGACAGAGAATGGGTTGGTGTTACCTGTTTTACAGAACTGTCACGATATACCACAGAATAATGCTGCTGCCTCACAATTACCTTCTAAACCAAATCAGACGACAGAGAATACTTCATATGGTGTCATCTTAACAAAACCGTATGTTAGACCCTTGCCTCCAAGTTACCTTGATGAACGATACATTAGCATGCCAAAACGTAGAAAAATTTTGACTGATAAAGTAGATGCTCACTCTGAACAAGACAAATTTTGTAGCAAATCAACAGAAAGATTTAGATGTGGCAACTGCTTGACCATCTACTGTAATTCAGAAGCACTTGAGGCTCACCTTGCACAAAAAAAGTGTCAGACGCTCTTTGGATTCGATTCAGATGATGAAA gTGCCTGA